In Synechococcus sp. Nb3U1, one DNA window encodes the following:
- a CDS encoding SRPBCC family protein, with product MPLYTQSIPIAAPIPQVDRCITDLDVMKRWLNPLLQCEAVGSPAAKLGSRYCFRMRIPWVSPQLDCVITERAVGLVQWQFEGFFTGTDRWECWPESGGTLLINRFEFHIPNPWVAAGFHLLAAGLTQQDMRAQLRRLKAVAESLG from the coding sequence ATGCCCCTCTACACACAATCCATTCCAATTGCCGCCCCCATCCCCCAGGTGGATCGCTGCATCACAGACTTAGACGTGATGAAACGCTGGCTCAACCCACTGTTGCAGTGTGAGGCCGTTGGATCCCCGGCAGCCAAGTTGGGCAGCCGCTACTGCTTTCGGATGCGGATTCCGTGGGTTTCCCCGCAGTTGGACTGCGTGATCACAGAGCGGGCCGTAGGGTTGGTGCAGTGGCAGTTTGAGGGATTTTTCACAGGAACCGATCGCTGGGAATGTTGGCCCGAATCGGGAGGAACTTTGTTGATCAATCGGTTTGAGTTTCACATTCCCAATCCCTGGGTGGCGGCGGGGTTTCACCTGTTGGCGGCAGGCCTGACGCAGCAGGATATGCGGGCACAGCTACGACGGCTGAAGGCGGTGGCGGAGTCTTTGGGTTAG
- a CDS encoding peroxiredoxin family protein, whose translation MTSNTGLFNRRFADNFIPQPANNSLEIGQLTPDFELPRVQGDPVRLSDYRGQKPVVLAFTRIFTEKLFCPFCYPHIQDLKARYAEIQALGAELLMITSTDPIQSEQIQTDLQLPYPLLVDPDCTTFRLYGVGQALGAPLPGQFVLDQTGKLRFKHVFSFADPNADTDEVLRVLREGLETGWDGTRKAAPIPFL comes from the coding sequence ATGACCAGCAACACCGGATTATTTAATCGTCGTTTTGCCGATAACTTCATTCCCCAACCGGCCAACAACAGCCTAGAGATCGGCCAACTGACCCCTGATTTTGAGCTGCCGCGGGTGCAAGGGGATCCCGTGCGCCTATCGGACTACCGCGGCCAGAAGCCTGTGGTCCTGGCCTTTACCCGCATTTTCACAGAAAAACTCTTCTGTCCCTTCTGCTACCCCCACATTCAGGATCTGAAAGCTCGCTATGCCGAGATTCAAGCGCTGGGGGCGGAACTACTGATGATCACCAGCACCGATCCGATCCAGAGTGAACAAATCCAAACCGATCTGCAGCTGCCCTATCCGCTGCTGGTGGATCCCGACTGCACCACCTTCCGACTGTATGGTGTCGGTCAGGCACTGGGGGCACCGCTGCCGGGACAATTTGTGCTCGACCAAACGGGCAAACTGCGCTTTAAGCACGTCTTTTCGTTCGCAGATCCCAATGCCGATACCGATGAGGTACTGCGGGTGCTGCGGGAAGGGCTGGAAACAGGTTGGGATGGCACGCGCAAGGCAGCCCCGATTCCCTTTTTATAG
- a CDS encoding ABC1 kinase family protein, giving the protein MVFARLAQSGARQAEILEVVLRHGWDYMRRLLSFGKAGEPQLPPPMVLRNILVDLGPVYVKLGQLLSTRPDLLPRDYIEALSTLQANVPPVPWSAVEMLLRQQLRQPLEQVFSSIETESVAAGSIAQTHRACLSSGEWVALKIQRPGLEAVVERDTRLIRSIAELVAQTEFGKLADVVSLADEFCRAIQAELDFTQEAHHTDQLRQHLQGSRWFDSTQLVVPQIHWPLTTPKVLAMEWIDGQPLLEADRSDGDPRKMARMLTRAFFQQICIDGYFHADPHPGNLFYLGSGRIALLDCGMIGRLDPRTQQILLEMILSIVSLDAQRCGELTLELAPPDQPVNLAQLQNDYERLLRQYYTLSVSELDFSQLFYEVLQAARRNHIRIPGNLGLCAKALANLEGIARQLTPDYNLPEQIRPLMADVFRAQLVGEAPLPSLLRTALDLKNLSLQSPRQVELLLSRITSETQRWNLSMRELDGIRSSLDNSANRLSYSIVVGSLIIGAAIISAQTQRFQVFWLSELLFAVASVLGLWLIISILRSGRLRG; this is encoded by the coding sequence GTGGTGTTCGCTCGTCTGGCCCAAAGTGGGGCGCGTCAGGCCGAGATTCTGGAGGTAGTCTTGCGCCATGGCTGGGATTACATGCGGCGCTTGCTCTCTTTCGGGAAAGCTGGGGAACCCCAACTGCCCCCTCCCATGGTGCTGCGTAATATCTTGGTGGACTTGGGGCCGGTTTATGTCAAGCTGGGCCAGCTGTTGAGCACACGCCCGGATCTGTTGCCGCGTGACTATATTGAAGCCCTCAGTACCCTGCAAGCCAATGTGCCCCCTGTGCCCTGGAGCGCGGTAGAAATGCTCCTGCGCCAGCAGTTGCGCCAACCTCTAGAGCAGGTTTTCAGCAGCATTGAAACGGAATCTGTGGCTGCTGGCTCCATCGCCCAAACCCATCGCGCCTGTTTGAGCAGTGGAGAATGGGTGGCCCTAAAAATCCAGCGGCCTGGGTTGGAAGCAGTGGTGGAACGGGATACCCGCTTGATTCGGAGTATCGCTGAGCTGGTGGCCCAAACGGAATTTGGCAAGCTGGCGGATGTGGTTTCTTTGGCGGATGAGTTCTGTCGGGCCATTCAAGCGGAATTAGATTTCACCCAAGAAGCCCACCATACCGATCAGTTGCGGCAACATTTGCAAGGTAGCCGCTGGTTTGACTCAACACAGCTGGTCGTACCCCAAATTCACTGGCCCCTCACCACTCCGAAAGTGTTGGCGATGGAGTGGATCGACGGTCAACCGCTGCTGGAGGCGGATCGCAGCGACGGGGATCCCCGCAAAATGGCCCGCATGTTAACCCGTGCTTTTTTTCAGCAGATCTGTATTGATGGCTATTTCCACGCCGATCCCCACCCCGGTAATCTGTTTTATCTGGGATCTGGTCGGATAGCGCTCCTGGACTGTGGCATGATTGGGCGGCTGGATCCCCGCACTCAGCAAATTCTGTTGGAGATGATCCTCTCGATTGTAAGTTTGGATGCCCAACGCTGTGGGGAACTGACCTTGGAGTTGGCCCCCCCAGACCAGCCGGTTAACTTGGCCCAATTGCAAAACGACTACGAGCGCCTGTTGCGGCAGTACTACACCCTGAGCGTGTCAGAGTTGGATTTTAGCCAGCTCTTCTACGAGGTACTGCAGGCGGCCCGGCGGAACCACATTCGGATCCCAGGCAATTTGGGCCTCTGTGCTAAAGCATTGGCCAACCTAGAAGGGATCGCCCGCCAGTTAACCCCTGACTACAACTTGCCGGAGCAGATTCGCCCCTTGATGGCCGATGTCTTCCGGGCCCAGTTGGTGGGAGAAGCCCCGTTGCCCTCATTGTTGCGCACGGCGCTGGATTTGAAGAATCTGTCTTTGCAGTCACCCCGTCAGGTGGAGTTACTCCTCAGCCGTATCACCTCTGAAACCCAACGCTGGAACCTGAGCATGCGAGAGCTAGACGGGATCCGCAGCAGCCTGGATAATTCTGCCAATCGCCTTTCCTACAGCATTGTGGTGGGTTCTTTGATCATCGGGGCGGCCATTATTTCTGCCCAAACCCAACGATTTCAAGTTTTTTGGTTGAGCGAGCTGCTCTTTGCGGTGGCCAGTGTGCTCGGCCTTTGGCTGATCATCAGTATTCTGCGTTCCGGTCGCCTGCGGGGTTAG
- a CDS encoding carbonic anhydrase, which yields MTQTFGFVGRRSLLKTVGALGLGMAVISRSPLFAQPSRKPSDQLTPDEALSLLMEGNKRFVSGETLHPRQGVSAIRDVAADQFPFAAFLSCADSRVPVEILFDQGLGDCFVCRVAGNVLTKEALGSLEFGTAVLGSRLIMVLGHERCGAIAAVFGRQELPATQNDIASLVPYIEPAVKTIQEQSAKAPIPDDVEEAIKLNVKNQVEALYSSVLISELVQKNEIKIVGAYYDLDTGEVSIIT from the coding sequence ATGACTCAAACATTTGGATTTGTGGGGCGACGTTCTCTTCTCAAAACTGTAGGGGCCTTGGGATTGGGCATGGCAGTTATAAGCAGATCCCCCCTCTTTGCTCAACCAAGTCGCAAGCCTAGCGATCAGCTTACGCCTGATGAGGCATTAAGTCTGTTGATGGAAGGAAATAAGCGTTTTGTCTCTGGAGAGACCCTTCATCCTCGCCAAGGAGTATCTGCGATCAGAGATGTAGCAGCAGATCAATTTCCTTTTGCAGCGTTCTTAAGTTGCGCTGATTCTCGCGTCCCAGTTGAAATTTTGTTTGATCAAGGCTTGGGAGACTGCTTCGTCTGCCGTGTAGCAGGAAATGTTCTTACAAAAGAGGCTCTAGGTAGTCTGGAATTTGGGACGGCAGTTTTGGGATCCCGTTTGATAATGGTATTAGGACATGAGCGTTGTGGAGCAATTGCTGCCGTATTTGGGCGGCAAGAATTACCTGCAACTCAAAATGATATTGCTTCTCTAGTGCCCTACATAGAGCCTGCTGTAAAAACCATCCAGGAGCAGTCTGCGAAAGCTCCCATTCCAGATGATGTAGAAGAGGCCATTAAACTGAATGTGAAAAATCAAGTTGAAGCCTTGTATAGCTCTGTACTAATCTCCGAGTTGGTACAGAAAAATGAGATTAAAATCGTGGGAGCCTATTATGACTTGGATACAGGAGAGGTGAGCATCATCACTTGA
- a CDS encoding Uma2 family endonuclease, whose translation MLTSSPLTLRIPPLENGDRLTRTEFEQRYEAMPELKKAELIEGVVYIMGSPLRIMSHGQPHGQIMTWLGTYNAYTPGLILGDTPTVRLDPDNEPQPDVVLFLPGRGAIVSEDDYIEGSPDLIVEIAASSASIDLHDKKRAYRRNGIQDYIVWRTLEQQLDWFCLKADDYQVQIPDEQGILRSQAFPGLWLDPVALLTGDMPKVLSVLQQGLGSAEHQTFIQQISSSGEPT comes from the coding sequence ATGCTTACCTCGTCTCCCCTAACCCTTCGCATTCCGCCCCTAGAAAATGGGGATCGGCTAACTCGTACTGAGTTTGAACAGCGGTATGAGGCTATGCCTGAGCTCAAGAAAGCGGAACTGATCGAGGGAGTGGTTTATATCATGGGATCCCCCCTGCGAATCATGAGCCACGGTCAACCTCACGGCCAGATCATGACGTGGCTTGGCACTTACAACGCCTACACTCCTGGCTTGATTTTGGGCGACACCCCAACCGTACGGCTGGATCCCGATAATGAACCTCAGCCAGATGTGGTGCTCTTTCTGCCTGGCAGGGGAGCTATCGTCAGTGAAGATGACTACATCGAGGGATCCCCAGACCTCATTGTGGAAATTGCAGCGAGTAGTGCCTCGATTGATCTGCACGATAAAAAACGGGCCTATCGCCGCAATGGGATCCAAGACTACATTGTCTGGCGCACCCTAGAGCAGCAGCTAGACTGGTTTTGTCTAAAAGCAGATGATTATCAAGTCCAAATCCCAGATGAACAAGGGATCCTTCGTAGTCAAGCCTTTCCTGGATTGTGGTTGGATCCGGTGGCTCTATTGACTGGAGATATGCCCAAGGTCTTGTCGGTGTTACAACAGGGTTTAGGCTCAGCCGAACATCAGACATTCATACAGCAGATCTCTTCAAGTGGGGAGCCTACCTAG
- a CDS encoding MgtC/SapB family protein, protein MSWLDFSIRLGVAFALGSLIGLERQWRQRMAGLRTNTLVATGAALFVMLSVLTPDEGSPTRIAAQVVSGIGFLAGGVILKEGASVRGLNTAATIWCAAAVGAFSGAGYILQAAIGTGAVLISNILLRPLGYRINQQPLKGTELELVYECSFTCKSLEEAHIRALLLQALAPSHLKLRALHSEDLEEKPDLVKVEAEMVTQTRDDQSLEVIVSRLSLEPGVLAASWRIIEQEFG, encoded by the coding sequence CTGTCTTGGCTGGATTTCTCCATTCGTTTAGGGGTCGCCTTTGCCCTGGGATCCCTGATCGGCTTGGAGCGGCAGTGGCGACAACGCATGGCCGGCTTACGCACCAATACCCTGGTAGCGACAGGTGCAGCTTTGTTTGTCATGCTCTCGGTTCTCACCCCGGATGAAGGCAGCCCCACCCGGATTGCGGCCCAAGTGGTATCGGGTATTGGTTTCCTGGCGGGAGGAGTCATTCTTAAGGAAGGCGCCAGTGTGCGCGGGTTGAATACTGCCGCCACCATCTGGTGTGCTGCAGCGGTGGGGGCATTTTCTGGAGCAGGGTATATTCTACAGGCAGCGATTGGAACTGGAGCGGTGTTGATCTCCAACATTCTGCTGCGGCCTCTTGGCTACCGCATTAACCAGCAGCCCCTCAAAGGTACTGAGTTAGAACTGGTCTACGAGTGTTCATTTACTTGCAAAAGCCTGGAAGAAGCTCATATCCGCGCCCTATTGCTACAGGCCTTGGCTCCTAGCCATCTGAAGTTGCGGGCCCTCCACAGCGAAGACCTGGAGGAGAAACCGGATCTTGTCAAGGTAGAAGCGGAAATGGTTACCCAAACCCGCGATGATCAGTCTCTAGAAGTGATCGTTAGCCGTCTGAGCTTAGAACCGGGAGTGCTCGCCGCCAGTTGGCGCATTATCGAACAAGAATTTGGATAG
- a CDS encoding TMEM165/GDT1 family protein: MWAGFVASLLLVTVAEFGDKTFFTPLILAMRHPRRWVFLGAWAALAVMTVLAVAVGQLLFSLFPATWVQILSTGVFLAFGLKMLSQAHQMTPQHEMEEEEEALKLVEQAEEKGAGRGGAWAVVSEAFTLTAVAELGDKTQVATISLAAAHPGFSVLAGATLGHGLMVGVAVLGGRFLANHISERAIHWIGGSLFLGFALLTGWELLS; this comes from the coding sequence ATGTGGGCTGGTTTTGTGGCGAGTTTGCTGCTGGTGACAGTAGCGGAGTTTGGGGATAAAACCTTTTTCACCCCCCTGATTCTAGCCATGCGACATCCCCGCCGCTGGGTTTTTCTGGGGGCATGGGCGGCTTTGGCCGTGATGACGGTGCTGGCGGTGGCAGTGGGCCAGTTGTTGTTCAGCTTGTTTCCGGCCACTTGGGTGCAGATCCTCTCCACCGGGGTGTTTTTGGCTTTTGGGCTGAAAATGCTCTCGCAAGCCCACCAAATGACTCCCCAACATGAAATGGAAGAGGAGGAAGAAGCCCTAAAGCTCGTGGAGCAGGCAGAAGAAAAGGGGGCAGGTCGAGGCGGGGCTTGGGCAGTTGTTTCCGAAGCCTTTACCCTGACGGCGGTGGCGGAGCTCGGAGACAAAACCCAAGTGGCTACGATTTCTTTGGCCGCGGCCCATCCGGGATTCAGTGTATTGGCAGGGGCAACCCTTGGACATGGCCTGATGGTGGGGGTTGCTGTGCTAGGAGGTCGATTCTTGGCAAATCACATTTCTGAACGGGCGATCCACTGGATTGGGGGATCCTTATTCCTGGGCTTTGCTCTGTTGACCGGTTGGGAACTGCTCAGCTAA
- a CDS encoding cysteine hydrolase family protein, whose amino-acid sequence MFRIPALPYDYEVPSLSQLALVIIDMQRDFLEPGGFGEILGNDVVHLGAIVPTLKGLLDFFRQKGLTVIHTLECHQPDLSDCPISKRRRGKALGHKGSLTIGDAGPMGRILIRGEEGNEIIPELAPIEGEIVIHKPGKGAFYATKLQDILQKQGITHLLFTGVTTEVCVQTTMREANDRGYECLMVEDCTASYFPQFKQSTLEMIRAQGGIVGWTTSAQEIQRALGPND is encoded by the coding sequence ATGTTTCGGATCCCGGCCTTACCCTACGACTATGAGGTTCCTAGCCTGTCTCAGTTGGCTTTGGTGATCATCGATATGCAACGGGACTTTCTCGAGCCAGGAGGATTTGGAGAGATCTTAGGCAATGATGTCGTACACCTGGGAGCGATTGTGCCTACCCTCAAGGGGTTGCTGGACTTCTTCCGACAAAAGGGGCTGACAGTCATCCACACCCTGGAATGTCATCAGCCGGATCTCTCTGATTGTCCCATCAGCAAACGGAGGCGCGGTAAGGCTTTGGGGCACAAAGGATCCCTGACGATCGGAGATGCAGGCCCCATGGGGCGGATCTTAATCCGAGGAGAAGAGGGCAACGAGATTATTCCAGAGCTGGCTCCAATTGAGGGGGAAATTGTCATTCACAAGCCTGGCAAGGGGGCCTTCTACGCGACCAAGCTGCAAGACATTTTGCAGAAACAAGGGATCACCCATCTGTTATTCACCGGAGTCACCACAGAAGTCTGTGTGCAAACCACCATGCGGGAAGCCAATGATCGGGGCTACGAATGTCTGATGGTAGAAGATTGCACCGCCAGTTATTTCCCGCAATTTAAGCAATCTACCCTAGAAATGATTCGGGCGCAGGGAGGCATCGTGGGTTGGACGACCTCTGCGCAGGAAATTCAGAGGGCATTAGGTCCAAACGATTAG
- a CDS encoding 2TM domain-containing protein, whose amino-acid sequence MTDYSQADVERILTRALSQRAQTETFTAQDLQEMAFELGISQDILEQAIHTDHPLEPTAPPKPQLDEKHRKHRAKIRQIGIQYLMTGIFLVLINLFTAGRITWAIFPILGMGLGWGLKATTPVEELKIGCKKGGVSC is encoded by the coding sequence ATGACGGACTATTCTCAAGCGGACGTAGAGCGAATTTTAACCCGTGCCCTATCCCAACGTGCCCAAACAGAAACCTTTACGGCGCAAGACCTGCAAGAAATGGCTTTTGAACTGGGAATTTCTCAAGACATTTTGGAACAAGCCATTCACACTGACCACCCCCTAGAGCCGACTGCGCCGCCTAAACCGCAGTTGGATGAAAAGCACCGTAAACATCGAGCAAAAATTCGACAAATTGGGATCCAATACTTGATGACTGGTATTTTTTTGGTCTTGATTAACCTGTTCACGGCAGGGCGGATAACCTGGGCCATTTTCCCCATTTTGGGCATGGGATTAGGGTGGGGACTGAAAGCCACAACTCCGGTAGAGGAATTGAAAATTGGGTGTAAAAAAGGGGGGGTTAGCTGCTAA